The following coding sequences are from one Nymphalis io chromosome 17, ilAglIoxx1.1, whole genome shotgun sequence window:
- the LOC126775005 gene encoding pupal cuticle protein 36-like, producing the protein MKLLVVAAILGACSAARLDNAYLPPRGGAGAGYGAGSGAGAGGFGSGFGKGGAGGSGFGGAGAGGYGGAGAGGFGNGAGFGAGGAGSGAGAGSYQGGFGGRSNSADANAQILRLNNEVTAEGFSYDFETSNGIRADASGVATNGVQSQGSFAYKGDDGQDYSITYTADENGYQPRGAHLPTPPPIPEAILKSLEQNARDEAAGIIDDGSYRGEGAGAGAGSYSGQGGYSSPSNQYGAPARGFGGSAGGSSAFSGSSGSSAFGGSTGSSSFGGSSAFNGAASRQYLAPNAGPRGSGNGNFNSQSGYRY; encoded by the exons atgaaaCTG TTAGTAGTTGCTGCTATCCTCGGTGCCTGCTCAGCAGCCCGTCTTGACAATGCCTACCTCCCTCCTAGAGGAGGCGCAGGTGCAGGTTATGGTGCGGGATCTGGAGCCGGAGCTGGTGGTTTCGGATCAGGTTTCGGTAAAGGCGGAGCAGGCGGTAGTGGGTTCGGTGGTGCCGGTGCCGGTGGTTACGGCGGAGCTGGCGCCGGTGGGTTCGGAAACGGTGCTGGTTTCGGAGCAGGAGGAGCAGGCTCAGGAGCTGGTGCTGGCTCTTATCAAGGGGGTTTCGGAGGCAGGAGCAACTCAGCTGACGCTAATGCCCAGATTCTGAGATTGAACAACGAAGTCACGGCCGAAGGATTTTCTTACGATTTTGAAACTTCCAATGGTATCAGAGCTGATGCGTCTGGAGTAGCAACCAATGGTGTTCAATCTCAAGGCAGCTTTGCTTACAAGGGTGATGATGGCCAAGACTACAGCATCACTTACACAGCCGATGAAAATGGCTACCAGCCACGTGGTGCCCATCTGCCAACTCCTCCTCCCATCCCTGAGGCTATCTTGAAATCCCTGGAGCAGAACGCCCGTGATGAGGCTGCTGGTATCATTGATGATG GTTCATACCGCGGAGAAGGCGCTGGCGCTGGAGCTGGTTCATATTCTGGTCAAGGAGGATACTCTTCACCATCAAACCAATATGGCGCTCCCGCTCGCGGCTTCGGTGGCTCTGCTGGTGGTTCCTCCGCCTTCAGTGGCTCTTCGGGTAGCTCAGCTTTCGGTGGCTCCACTGGTAGTTCAAGCTTCGGTGGCTCATCCGCATTCAATGGTGCTGCTTCTCGTCAATACCTGGCCCCCAACGCTGGACCCCGAGGCTCTGGCAACGGCAACTTCAACTCCCAATCCGGATACCGCTACTAA
- the LOC126775013 gene encoding uncharacterized protein LOC126775013, with the protein MKLFVVAALIAVASAGRLEHLERSYLPPDSNNVHGSFGANGGSQNAFNTGSNGFARHGSGSNGFGSGHGSNNNGFAKGHTSGSTSFGVNGHGSSNFGSNGVGSNGFSTSGHSSSGVGANGHGSSGFGTSQGSNGFGANGSAGKNSAFIGATSNQYLPPDHGPSGAGSNGFNGIGTSSNKPSGHFASQQYSQGSDFSSHSTGFGSNSGSSHGSTNGGFRSTFGSQGSNVGSQPQFGAASRQYLAPKTTSFQNIPQQPFDEQTGYHY; encoded by the exons ATGAAattg TTCGTTGTTGCTGCCTTGATTGCTGTGGCGTCGGCTGGTCGCCTGGAGCACCTCGAGCGCTCCTACTTGCCTCCTGACAGCAACAACGTTCATGGCAGCTTCGGTGCCAACGGAGGCTCACAAAATGCTTTCAACACTGGCAGCAACGGTTTTGCCAGACACGGTTCTGGAAGCAATGGATTCGGTAGTGGTCATGGCTCTAACAACAATGGATTTGCCAAAGGTCATACTTCTGGCAGTACCAGCTTCGGTGTAAATGGCCATGGTTCTTCTAACTTTGGTTCTAACGGTGTTGGTTCCAATGGATTCAGCACTAGTGGCCATAGTTCCAGTGGAGTTGGTGCTAACGGCCATGGCTCCAGTGGATTTGGTACTTCTCAAGGATCAAATGGATTCGGGGCTAATGGATCAGCTGGTAAAAATAGCGCTTTTATTGGTGCCACATCTAATCAGTACCTTCCCCCAGACCATGGACCATCTGGAGCTGGATCCAACGGTTTCAATGGAATCGGAACTTCTTCAAACAAAC catCGGGCCACTTTGCCAGCCAACAATACAGCCAAGGCTCCGATTTCTCCAGCCATAGCACCGGCTTTGGTTCAAACTCTGGTTCGTCTCATGGATCTACAAATGGAGGATTCAGATCTACATTTGGGTCTCAAGGATCCAACGTTGGCTCTCAGCCACAGTTCGGTGCTGCCAGCCGTCAGTACTTGGCTCCCAAGACTACATCTTTCCAGAACATTCCTCAGCAACCTTTTGATGAACAAACTGGCTACCACTACTGA